The following proteins are encoded in a genomic region of Actinomadura sp. NAK00032:
- a CDS encoding TetR/AcrR family transcriptional regulator C-terminal domain-containing protein has product MASAALPTPPGRKPRRTGPPRRPLTQEAVVETAIRVLDAEGLEAVTMRRIAQELGTGPASLYAHVSGKEELRELMLDRIATEIRLPVADPARWQEQLKELAREIRRVYTSHRDIAMVSIGLVPTGPHLLDVAEAQIALMLAGGVPKEIAAIAVDTLGMFLDADAIEDTVYIAKTPEGADPWEHMRAYLGQVQEYFAALPPERYPHLVGMVDELTGESGDGRFEFGLDLLVRGIASYAEGGKRPG; this is encoded by the coding sequence GTGGCCAGCGCAGCGCTGCCGACGCCGCCCGGACGCAAGCCCCGCAGGACGGGGCCGCCGCGCCGGCCGCTCACCCAGGAGGCCGTCGTCGAGACGGCGATCCGCGTCCTGGACGCGGAGGGGCTGGAGGCGGTCACCATGCGCCGCATCGCGCAGGAGCTGGGCACCGGGCCCGCGTCCCTCTACGCCCACGTCTCCGGCAAGGAGGAGCTGCGCGAGCTGATGCTCGACCGGATCGCCACCGAGATCCGGCTGCCCGTCGCCGACCCGGCGCGCTGGCAGGAGCAGCTCAAGGAGCTGGCGCGCGAGATCCGCCGCGTCTACACCTCGCACCGCGACATCGCGATGGTCTCGATCGGGCTCGTCCCCACCGGCCCCCACCTCCTGGACGTCGCCGAGGCGCAGATCGCCCTCATGCTGGCCGGCGGCGTCCCGAAGGAGATCGCGGCGATCGCCGTCGACACCCTCGGCATGTTCCTCGACGCCGACGCCATCGAGGACACCGTCTACATCGCGAAGACGCCGGAGGGCGCGGACCCGTGGGAGCACATGCGGGCCTACCTCGGACAGGTCCAGGAGTACTTCGCCGCCCTGCCGCCCGAGCGCTACCCCCACCTGGTCGGCATGGTGGACGAGCTCACCGGGGAGAGCGGCGACGGGCGGTTCGAGTTCGGGCTGGACCTGCTCGTCCGGGGCATCGCGTCCTACGCCGAGGGCGGGAAGCGCCCCGGCTAG
- a CDS encoding zf-TFIIB domain-containing protein: MHCPKCRGVMRTYTRSGVHIEQCDSCRGIFLDYGELEALSQMESQYRAAPPPPAAAAPGWGAPAASVHHHHHGGHHRPHHGSVFHMLFST; the protein is encoded by the coding sequence ATGCACTGCCCTAAGTGTCGTGGCGTGATGCGGACCTACACCCGCAGCGGCGTCCACATCGAGCAATGTGACAGCTGCCGGGGCATCTTCCTCGACTACGGCGAGCTGGAGGCCCTGAGCCAGATGGAGTCGCAGTACCGCGCGGCCCCGCCGCCGCCCGCCGCCGCGGCACCGGGGTGGGGCGCGCCGGCGGCGTCGGTGCACCACCATCACCACGGCGGGCACCACCGCCCCCACCACGGCAGCGTCTTCCACATGCTGTTCTCGACCTGA
- a CDS encoding AMP-binding protein, with the protein MPWRRRYPAGVPGELDIPDIPVTRFLDDAADRYPRKPALIFFGRRLCYRELREAVDRFADGLHRLGVQPGDRVALILPNCPQMVIAFYGVLRRGAIAVQHNPLYTEEEMLRQLADCGARVAVVLDRSFATVRAVRSRLRLDHIVVTSLVDFLPAPRRPALRLPLVQMQRRRAAITADVPDDPGVVAFRELQRPPRRHVRQLPLDPARHLAAIQYTGGTEGRPKGAMLTHRNLVANACQQHAWDLGGRPGADVTLAVLPLFHSFGLMSCLVAPVMTAGAVVLLPRYDGDRVVRAIRKYRPTIFPGVPTLYEQVLDSPRFRPADLRSLRIFISGAMGLTQRTIDRLERTGAQGLINCYGLTEASPAVTGNPLDGTARNLTVGLPLPMTDAVVVAEDEPTRVLPPGEPGELVVRGPQVFAGYWNAPLATAQTLSKGWLRTGDIAVMDEDGFITILERMRDMMKVSGFTVFPTEVEKVLRRHPAVYDCAVVGVPDARRGERIIAHVVEHPAYLFSSDELRRHCKRYLSHYKVPSEFLPRTELPRNLLGKVVRQRLRDEFAASAQGQSGAAQSG; encoded by the coding sequence ATGCCCTGGCGACGGAGGTATCCGGCCGGTGTCCCCGGTGAACTCGATATCCCGGACATCCCCGTCACACGCTTCCTCGACGATGCCGCGGACCGGTACCCGCGCAAGCCCGCCCTGATCTTCTTCGGCCGGCGGCTCTGCTACCGGGAGCTGCGCGAGGCGGTGGACCGGTTCGCCGACGGCCTGCACCGGCTCGGCGTGCAGCCCGGCGACCGGGTGGCGCTGATCCTGCCGAACTGCCCGCAGATGGTCATCGCGTTCTACGGGGTGCTGCGCCGCGGCGCCATCGCCGTCCAGCACAACCCGCTGTACACCGAGGAGGAGATGCTGCGGCAGCTCGCCGACTGCGGCGCGCGGGTCGCCGTCGTGCTGGACCGGTCCTTCGCGACGGTGCGGGCCGTGCGGTCCCGGCTGCGGCTCGACCACATCGTCGTGACGTCCCTCGTCGACTTCCTGCCCGCGCCCCGGCGGCCCGCGCTGCGGCTGCCGCTGGTGCAGATGCAGCGGCGCCGCGCGGCCATCACGGCGGACGTGCCGGACGATCCGGGCGTCGTCGCGTTCCGGGAGCTGCAGCGGCCGCCGCGGCGACACGTCCGGCAGCTGCCCCTGGACCCGGCGCGGCACCTGGCGGCGATCCAGTACACCGGCGGGACGGAGGGCCGTCCGAAGGGCGCGATGCTGACGCACCGCAACCTCGTCGCGAACGCCTGCCAGCAGCACGCGTGGGACCTCGGCGGGCGCCCCGGCGCGGACGTGACGCTGGCGGTGCTGCCGCTGTTCCACTCGTTCGGGCTGATGAGCTGCCTGGTCGCGCCGGTGATGACGGCGGGCGCGGTGGTGCTGCTGCCGCGCTACGACGGCGACCGGGTGGTGCGCGCGATCCGCAAGTACCGGCCGACGATCTTCCCGGGCGTGCCGACGCTGTACGAGCAGGTGCTCGACAGCCCCCGGTTCCGGCCGGCGGACCTGCGGTCGCTGCGCATCTTCATCTCCGGCGCGATGGGCCTGACGCAGCGCACGATCGACCGGCTGGAGCGGACCGGCGCGCAGGGCCTGATCAACTGCTACGGGCTCACCGAGGCGTCCCCGGCCGTCACCGGCAACCCCCTCGACGGCACCGCCCGCAACCTGACGGTCGGGCTCCCGCTGCCGATGACCGACGCCGTCGTGGTCGCCGAGGACGAACCGACACGGGTGCTGCCGCCCGGCGAGCCGGGCGAGCTGGTCGTGCGCGGCCCGCAGGTCTTCGCCGGCTACTGGAACGCCCCGCTCGCGACCGCGCAGACCCTGTCGAAGGGCTGGCTGCGCACCGGTGACATCGCCGTCATGGACGAGGACGGTTTCATCACCATCCTGGAGCGCATGCGGGACATGATGAAGGTGAGCGGCTTCACCGTGTTCCCGACCGAGGTGGAGAAGGTGCTGCGCCGCCATCCCGCCGTCTACGACTGCGCCGTGGTCGGCGTGCCGGACGCCCGGCGCGGGGAGCGCATCATCGCGCACGTGGTGGAGCACCCCGCCTACCTTTTCTCCTCAGACGAGCTGCGGCGGCACTGCAAACGCTATCTGTCGCACTACAAGGTTCCGTCGGAGTTCCTGCCGCGCACGGAACTGCCCAGGAATCTGCTGGGAAAGGTCGTCCGGCAGCGGCTGCGGGACGAGTTCGCCGCCTCCGCGCAAGGGCAGAGCGGCGCGGCGCAGAGTGGTTGA
- a CDS encoding Lrp/AsnC family transcriptional regulator, protein MDRELDQTDWRILAELQRDGRLSFNRLAGLVNLSAPAVAERVRRLEESGVITGYAARVDPARVGQPLTAFVQMRCALGRCLLKTTAAEDLPEVTEVHKLSGSWCSMLKVRVGSMPHLEGLLERLGEHGEMNSHIVLSTAFEGRAVEPPVPGARTVTASDGWTR, encoded by the coding sequence ATGGACCGGGAACTGGACCAGACCGACTGGCGGATCCTCGCCGAGTTGCAGCGGGACGGGCGCCTGTCGTTCAACCGGCTGGCGGGGCTGGTCAACCTCTCCGCCCCGGCGGTCGCGGAGCGGGTGCGGCGGCTGGAGGAGTCCGGCGTGATCACCGGGTACGCGGCGCGGGTCGACCCGGCGCGGGTCGGGCAGCCGCTCACGGCGTTCGTGCAGATGCGCTGCGCCCTCGGCCGCTGCCTGCTGAAGACGACCGCCGCGGAGGACCTGCCGGAGGTCACCGAGGTGCACAAGCTGAGCGGCAGCTGGTGCTCGATGCTCAAGGTGCGGGTCGGGTCGATGCCGCATCTGGAGGGGCTGCTGGAGCGGCTCGGCGAGCACGGCGAGATGAACTCGCACATCGTCCTGTCGACCGCCTTCGAGGGGCGCGCCGTCGAGCCGCCGGTCCCGGGCGCCCGGACGGTCACCGCCTCCGACGGCTGGACCCGGTAG
- a CDS encoding polynucleotide kinase-phosphatase, which yields MTEIRIPAAGLVVLVGVTGSGKSHFARRHFAPTQVVSSDFCRGVVSDDENDQSASGDAFDLLHYIVAKRLRRGLLTVVDATNVQTKAREALLRIAKDHDVMSAAIVLDVPESLAAERNATRPDRNLPPHVIPRQRRELRRGMRDLARTFRRHYVLTGAEEIDAATVVREKAWNDKREVTGPFDIVGDVHGCRAELEDLLAGLGYEIERDARGRPVGANHPGGRTVVFVGDLVDRGPDSPGVVRLVMGMVAAGDALCVSGNHEAKLVRALRGRKVRVAHGLENSLEQFAAEDDDFRESALEFMDGLISHYMLDDGRLVVAHAGLKEAYHGRASGRVRSFALYGDTTGETDEYGLPVRYPWARDYRGKAMVVYGHTPVPEAEWVNNTICLDTGAVFGGKLTALRYPERELVSVPARQVWYEPTRPLEAPAAGGSRENDVLNIGDVLGNEGVETRLMGRVAVREENAMAALEVMSRFAVDPRWLVYLPPTMAPADTSPLPGYLEHPAEALAAYRGKGVARVVCEEKHMGSRAVAVVCRDAAVAAERFGVADGTTGAVYTRTGRSFFRDPSRTAEVLDRLRAAIGAAGLWDELDTGWLVIDGELMPWSAKAMELIRTQYAATGAAARAALPMAADALARAEARGLDLGGLREHIDRRAANASRFRDAYARYCWTTDGLTGLQFAPFQILAGEGRSWADARDHEWHMAAAGRLAEGDATGLIKRTASVTADLESPESETAVTEWWEKLTAAGGEGMVVKPLGPVPDGVKIQPGIKCRGPEYLRIIYGPDYREPANLDRLRRRSLGRKRSLAMREHALGTEALARLAAGEPLWRVHQAVFAVLALESEPVDPRL from the coding sequence ATGACCGAGATCAGGATCCCGGCGGCGGGGCTCGTCGTGCTGGTCGGCGTGACCGGGTCCGGCAAGTCGCACTTCGCGCGCAGGCACTTCGCTCCGACGCAGGTGGTGTCGTCCGACTTCTGCCGCGGCGTCGTGTCCGACGACGAGAACGACCAGTCCGCGAGCGGCGACGCGTTCGACCTGCTCCACTACATCGTGGCCAAGCGGCTGCGGCGCGGGCTGCTGACCGTGGTGGACGCGACGAACGTGCAGACCAAGGCGCGCGAGGCGCTGCTGCGGATCGCCAAGGACCACGACGTCATGTCGGCCGCGATCGTCCTGGACGTGCCGGAGAGCCTCGCCGCCGAGCGGAACGCGACCCGGCCCGACCGGAACCTGCCGCCGCACGTGATCCCGCGCCAGCGCCGCGAGCTGCGGCGCGGGATGCGCGACCTGGCCCGCACGTTCCGCCGCCACTACGTGCTGACCGGCGCCGAGGAGATCGACGCCGCGACGGTCGTCCGCGAGAAGGCGTGGAACGACAAGCGGGAGGTGACCGGCCCGTTCGACATCGTCGGCGACGTGCACGGCTGCCGCGCGGAGCTGGAGGACCTCCTCGCCGGCCTCGGCTACGAGATCGAGCGGGACGCGCGGGGGCGGCCCGTCGGCGCGAACCACCCCGGCGGGCGCACCGTGGTCTTCGTCGGCGACCTCGTCGACCGCGGCCCCGACTCGCCGGGCGTGGTGCGCCTGGTCATGGGCATGGTCGCCGCCGGCGACGCGCTGTGCGTCTCGGGCAACCACGAGGCGAAGCTCGTCCGTGCTCTGCGCGGGCGCAAGGTGCGGGTGGCGCACGGCCTGGAGAACTCCCTGGAGCAGTTCGCCGCCGAGGACGACGACTTCCGCGAAAGCGCGCTGGAGTTCATGGACGGACTCATCAGCCACTACATGCTGGACGACGGCCGTCTGGTCGTGGCCCACGCCGGGCTCAAGGAGGCCTACCACGGGCGGGCGTCCGGAAGGGTTCGCTCGTTCGCGCTCTACGGCGACACCACAGGGGAGACCGACGAGTACGGGCTGCCCGTCCGGTATCCGTGGGCGCGCGACTACCGGGGCAAGGCCATGGTCGTGTACGGGCACACCCCCGTCCCCGAGGCGGAGTGGGTCAACAACACCATCTGCCTGGACACCGGTGCCGTGTTCGGCGGGAAGCTGACCGCGCTGCGCTATCCGGAGCGTGAGCTGGTGTCGGTTCCGGCCCGGCAGGTCTGGTACGAGCCGACGCGTCCCCTGGAGGCCCCGGCCGCGGGCGGTTCGCGGGAGAACGACGTCCTCAACATCGGCGACGTCCTCGGCAACGAGGGGGTCGAGACCCGCCTCATGGGCCGCGTCGCCGTCCGCGAGGAGAACGCGATGGCCGCGCTGGAGGTGATGAGCCGGTTCGCGGTGGACCCGCGCTGGCTCGTCTACCTGCCGCCCACCATGGCGCCCGCCGACACCTCGCCGCTGCCCGGGTACCTGGAGCACCCGGCCGAGGCCCTCGCCGCCTACCGGGGCAAGGGCGTCGCCCGGGTCGTGTGCGAGGAGAAGCACATGGGCTCGCGCGCCGTGGCCGTCGTCTGCCGCGACGCCGCCGTGGCCGCCGAGCGCTTCGGCGTGGCGGACGGGACGACCGGCGCCGTCTACACCCGCACCGGGCGCTCGTTCTTCCGCGACCCGTCCCGCACGGCCGAAGTGCTGGACCGGCTGCGCGCCGCGATCGGCGCCGCCGGGCTCTGGGACGAGCTGGACACCGGATGGCTCGTCATCGACGGCGAGCTGATGCCGTGGTCGGCGAAGGCCATGGAGCTCATCCGCACGCAGTACGCGGCGACCGGTGCGGCGGCCCGCGCGGCCCTGCCGATGGCAGCCGACGCTCTCGCGCGCGCGGAGGCACGCGGGCTCGACCTCGGCGGCCTGCGCGAGCACATCGACCGGCGCGCCGCCAACGCGTCCCGCTTCAGGGACGCCTACGCGCGGTACTGCTGGACGACGGACGGCCTGACCGGGCTGCAGTTCGCGCCGTTCCAGATCCTCGCGGGGGAAGGCCGCTCCTGGGCGGACGCCCGCGACCACGAGTGGCACATGGCCGCGGCGGGACGGCTCGCGGAAGGCGACGCGACCGGGCTCATCAAGCGGACCGCCTCGGTGACCGCGGACCTGGAGTCGCCGGAGTCGGAGACCGCCGTCACCGAATGGTGGGAGAAGCTCACCGCCGCCGGCGGCGAGGGCATGGTCGTCAAGCCGCTCGGGCCGGTCCCGGACGGGGTGAAGATCCAGCCCGGCATCAAGTGCCGGGGGCCGGAGTACCTGCGGATCATCTACGGGCCCGACTACCGCGAGCCGGCGAACCTCGACCGGCTGCGCCGCAGGTCGCTCGGCCGGAAGCGGTCGCTGGCGATGCGCGAGCACGCGCTCGGCACCGAGGCGCTCGCCCGGCTCGCCGCCGGGGAGCCGCTGTGGCGCGTCCACCAGGCGGTCTTCGCCGTGCTGGCGCTGGAGTCCGAGCCCGTCGACCCGCGCCTGTAG
- a CDS encoding MFS transporter, producing MTQTLTSPAKGTEEAGYRWRWVALFVILAGEIMDMLDALITNIAAPTIRAELGGSAATIQWLAAGYTLAMAVGLITGGRLGDLYGRRRMFLIGAAGFTVGSLLCGVAVSPGMLVGARVVQGLFGAMMLPQGIGMIKQMFSAKEMGAAFGLFGPVMGLSSVGGPVLAGWLIDADFFGTGWRMIFLINLPLGIAAVLAGLKFLPAGRAEHASRLDLPGAVLASVAAGLLVYPIVQGREHDWPLWTFLMMAASLLLWGVFAWYESRKQRAGGDPLIVPSLFRKRGFTGGLVVGLVFFSGMAGLGLVLALFFQMGLGYSPLKAGLAQIPWSAGIIIGFGVAQAVQRFGRTVIHAGTVIMAGGIAATYATLQQAGIDVTPWQLVPALTVTGLGMGMLMAPFFDTVLAGVEPEETGSAGGTLTAVQQLGSALGAAVLGTVFFGLLGGHVASAADDGAPALRRDLAAASVPAPVQDRVVAGLRDCGHDRATAKDSAAVPASCLRLEDDVRAAIAAAPQSAPAVRKAVALAGEHSAKTGFSDAMKITLWVEVGMLGLTFLATFLLPMHARPEEQTA from the coding sequence ATGACACAGACACTGACGTCCCCCGCCAAGGGCACCGAGGAGGCCGGCTACCGCTGGCGCTGGGTCGCCCTGTTCGTGATCCTCGCCGGCGAGATCATGGACATGCTGGACGCGCTGATCACCAACATCGCGGCGCCCACGATCCGCGCCGAGCTGGGCGGGTCCGCCGCCACCATCCAGTGGCTCGCCGCCGGCTACACCCTGGCGATGGCGGTCGGCCTCATCACCGGCGGCCGCCTCGGCGACCTCTACGGCCGCAGGCGGATGTTCCTCATCGGCGCGGCCGGCTTCACGGTCGGCTCGCTGCTGTGCGGCGTGGCCGTGTCCCCCGGGATGCTGGTCGGCGCCCGCGTCGTGCAGGGCCTGTTCGGCGCGATGATGCTGCCGCAGGGCATCGGAATGATCAAGCAGATGTTCTCCGCCAAGGAGATGGGCGCCGCGTTCGGGCTGTTCGGCCCGGTGATGGGGCTGTCCTCGGTCGGCGGCCCGGTACTGGCCGGCTGGCTGATCGACGCCGACTTCTTCGGCACCGGCTGGCGGATGATCTTCCTGATCAACCTGCCGCTCGGCATCGCGGCCGTGCTGGCCGGGCTGAAGTTCCTGCCCGCGGGGCGCGCCGAGCACGCGTCCCGGCTCGACCTGCCCGGCGCCGTGCTGGCGTCCGTCGCCGCCGGCCTGCTGGTCTACCCGATCGTCCAGGGCCGCGAGCACGACTGGCCGCTCTGGACGTTCCTGATGATGGCCGCGTCCCTGCTCCTCTGGGGCGTGTTCGCCTGGTACGAGTCCCGCAAGCAGCGCGCCGGCGGCGACCCGCTGATCGTGCCGAGCCTGTTCCGCAAGCGCGGCTTCACCGGCGGCCTGGTCGTCGGCCTGGTGTTCTTCTCCGGGATGGCGGGCCTCGGCCTGGTGCTGGCACTGTTCTTCCAGATGGGGCTCGGGTACTCCCCGCTCAAGGCGGGCCTCGCGCAGATCCCCTGGTCGGCCGGCATCATCATCGGGTTCGGCGTCGCGCAGGCCGTGCAGCGCTTCGGCCGGACGGTCATCCACGCGGGCACCGTCATCATGGCCGGCGGCATCGCCGCGACCTACGCCACGCTCCAGCAGGCGGGGATCGACGTCACGCCCTGGCAGCTCGTCCCCGCCCTGACGGTGACCGGCCTCGGCATGGGCATGCTGATGGCGCCGTTCTTCGACACCGTGCTCGCCGGCGTCGAGCCGGAGGAGACCGGGTCGGCGGGCGGCACGCTCACCGCCGTCCAGCAGCTCGGCAGCGCGCTCGGCGCCGCCGTCCTCGGCACGGTCTTCTTCGGCCTGCTCGGCGGGCACGTGGCGAGCGCCGCCGACGACGGCGCGCCCGCGCTGCGCCGCGACCTCGCGGCCGCGTCCGTCCCCGCCCCGGTGCAGGACCGGGTCGTGGCCGGCCTGCGCGACTGCGGCCACGACCGCGCCACCGCCAAGGACTCCGCCGCCGTCCCCGCGTCCTGCCTGCGGCTGGAGGACGACGTGCGGGCCGCGATCGCCGCCGCGCCGCAGTCGGCGCCCGCCGTGCGGAAGGCCGTCGCGCTGGCCGGCGAGCACTCGGCCAAGACGGGCTTCAGCGACGCCATGAAGATCACCCTGTGGGTCGAGGTCGGGATGCTCGGCCTCACCTTCCTGGCGACGTTCCTGCTGCCGATGCACGCCCGTCCGGAGGAGCAGACCGCCTGA
- a CDS encoding TIGR02452 family protein, with protein sequence MSRHPRRMTAQETVAILERGDYTAPSGRTVPIADGLARAVEGTVLYRPQELDALLARLPEGGTEATRIEVTGETTLAAARRLCGGGTDPLALNFASAKNPGGGFLNGAHAQEEGLARSSGLYTSLLSAREFYDFHREQRDLLYSDHMIYSPGVPVFRDDAGRLLDEPYGVAFLTSPAPNRGAIRDGAAAERIPAVLRLRARKVLAVALARGHGRLVLGAWGCGVFRNDPAEVARAFAEPLRPGGEFAGRFEHVVFAVWDTAQGSPRQAAFEQVFAA encoded by the coding sequence ATGAGCAGACACCCGCGCCGGATGACCGCGCAGGAGACCGTGGCCATCCTCGAACGCGGCGACTACACGGCGCCCTCCGGCCGCACCGTCCCGATCGCTGACGGCCTCGCCCGCGCCGTCGAGGGCACCGTCCTGTACCGGCCGCAGGAACTGGACGCCCTTCTCGCCCGGCTGCCCGAAGGCGGCACCGAGGCGACGCGGATCGAGGTGACCGGCGAGACGACGCTCGCCGCCGCGCGCCGGCTGTGCGGCGGCGGAACGGACCCGCTCGCGCTCAACTTCGCGTCGGCGAAGAACCCGGGCGGCGGTTTCCTCAACGGGGCGCACGCCCAGGAGGAGGGGCTGGCGCGCTCGTCCGGCCTCTACACGTCGCTGCTGTCGGCCAGGGAGTTCTACGACTTCCACCGCGAGCAGCGCGACCTCCTCTACAGCGACCACATGATCTACTCGCCCGGCGTGCCGGTGTTCCGGGACGACGCCGGGCGGCTGCTCGACGAGCCGTACGGCGTCGCGTTCCTGACGTCCCCGGCCCCGAACCGCGGCGCGATCCGGGACGGCGCGGCGGCGGAGCGGATCCCCGCCGTGCTCCGGCTGCGGGCCCGCAAGGTGCTCGCCGTCGCGCTCGCGCGCGGGCACGGGCGGCTGGTCCTCGGCGCGTGGGGCTGCGGCGTGTTCCGCAACGACCCGGCCGAGGTGGCGCGGGCGTTCGCCGAGCCGCTGCGCCCCGGCGGCGAGTTCGCCGGACGGTTCGAGCACGTCGTCTTCGCGGTGTGGGACACCGCGCAGGGCTCCCCCAGGCAGGCCGCGTTCGAGCAGGTCTTCGCCGCCTAG
- a CDS encoding 3' terminal RNA ribose 2'-O-methyltransferase Hen1 yields the protein MLLTITTTMDQATDLGYLLHKHPGRVQRFEQSFGTAHVFYPDAGDRRCTAALLLDVDPVKLVRTRGRGTPDFSLGQYVNDRPYAASSLLASAMAGVFRTAMRGRCDARPELAGSPIPLEIVLPALPCRGGPEQAERFFAPLGWDVSAVPVPLDPEFAEWGDSRYVTLTLTGTLRLADALNQLYVLLPVLDDAKHYWLAPDEVDKLIRAGEGWLAAHPDRGAITRRYLANRRALVRTALGRLADTEDAADEELDPVHVEEEQPPEVEEEKTVSLAEHRLQSVVRALRDENARRVIDLGCGSGKLLALLAKDDFFSEISGTDVSHRALSHAWRRLRWDDRPRPHHGDRSGRVRDVFQGALTYADERFAGYEAAVLMEVIEHVDPPRLGAVERVVFGHAAPRVVVVTTPNAEHNVRYEGLAPGAMRHSDHRFEWTRAEFRAWADRVAAAHGYRVRHVPVGDDDPEVGAPTQMGVFTR from the coding sequence GTGCTTCTGACGATCACCACGACCATGGACCAGGCGACCGACCTGGGCTACCTCCTGCACAAGCATCCCGGGCGGGTGCAGCGCTTCGAGCAGTCCTTCGGCACGGCGCACGTCTTCTACCCCGACGCCGGCGACCGGCGCTGCACGGCGGCGCTGCTGCTGGACGTCGACCCGGTCAAGCTCGTGCGGACGCGCGGCAGAGGCACGCCGGACTTCTCCCTCGGCCAGTACGTGAACGACCGCCCCTACGCGGCGTCGTCGCTGCTCGCGTCCGCCATGGCCGGCGTCTTCCGCACCGCGATGCGCGGCCGGTGCGACGCCCGTCCCGAACTGGCGGGGTCGCCGATCCCGCTGGAGATCGTCCTGCCGGCGCTGCCGTGCCGGGGCGGTCCGGAGCAGGCCGAGCGGTTCTTCGCGCCGCTGGGCTGGGACGTGTCGGCGGTGCCCGTCCCGCTCGACCCGGAGTTCGCCGAGTGGGGCGACTCCCGGTACGTGACGCTCACGCTGACCGGGACGCTGCGGCTCGCCGACGCGCTCAACCAGCTGTACGTGCTGCTGCCCGTCCTGGACGACGCCAAGCACTACTGGCTCGCGCCCGACGAGGTCGACAAGCTCATCCGGGCGGGGGAGGGCTGGCTCGCCGCGCATCCCGACCGCGGCGCCATCACCCGGCGCTACCTGGCGAACCGGCGCGCGCTCGTCCGCACCGCGCTGGGCCGCCTCGCCGACACCGAGGACGCCGCCGACGAGGAGCTCGACCCCGTGCACGTCGAGGAGGAGCAGCCGCCCGAGGTGGAGGAGGAGAAGACGGTCTCGCTCGCGGAGCACCGCCTCCAGTCGGTCGTGCGGGCGCTGCGCGACGAGAACGCCCGGCGCGTCATCGACCTCGGCTGCGGCTCGGGGAAGCTGCTGGCGCTGCTCGCCAAGGACGACTTCTTCAGCGAGATCTCCGGGACGGACGTCTCGCACCGCGCGCTGAGCCACGCCTGGCGGCGGCTGCGCTGGGACGACCGGCCGCGCCCGCACCACGGCGACCGGTCCGGCCGCGTCCGGGACGTGTTCCAGGGCGCGCTCACCTACGCCGACGAGCGGTTCGCCGGCTACGAGGCGGCGGTGCTGATGGAGGTCATCGAGCACGTCGACCCGCCCCGGCTCGGCGCCGTCGAGCGGGTGGTGTTCGGGCACGCCGCGCCCCGCGTGGTCGTCGTCACGACTCCGAACGCCGAGCACAACGTCCGCTACGAGGGCCTCGCGCCGGGCGCGATGCGCCACTCCGACCACCGCTTCGAATGGACGCGGGCCGAGTTCCGCGCCTGGGCGGACCGGGTCGCCGCCGCGCACGGCTACCGCGTCCGCCACGTGCCCGTGGGCGACGACGACCCCGAGGTCGGCGCGCCCACCCAGATGGGGGTGTTCACCCGATGA
- a CDS encoding phosphotransferase family protein, which produces MKAHQADREHGAPFLERIRLAATLPGILLGPMGAPLTVDGRTVTIAAYGDPVDPSQELPWEEGARLLAALHAESVPAEAPSWGRPTRVARLVSQLGEGPAEDAVKRAFVTLPGWIRGVEDEPPACTERLIHGDWHLGQMVRARDGHWRLIDIEDLGRGDPAWDLARPAALYSAGVLHPDEWERFLGAYTAAGGPAVPAQGDPWTSLDIPARSLAIQIAATCVISAGRDDRALDGPEQAMIDACVRISAAGDAA; this is translated from the coding sequence GTGAAGGCGCATCAGGCCGACCGAGAGCACGGTGCCCCGTTCCTGGAGCGGATCCGGCTGGCGGCCACGCTCCCTGGCATTCTCCTGGGGCCGATGGGGGCGCCCCTAACCGTGGACGGCCGGACGGTCACGATCGCCGCCTACGGCGACCCGGTCGACCCGAGCCAGGAACTCCCCTGGGAGGAAGGCGCCCGGCTTCTGGCGGCGCTACACGCGGAGAGCGTCCCGGCAGAAGCACCGTCGTGGGGGCGTCCGACCCGTGTGGCGCGCCTCGTCTCGCAGCTCGGCGAAGGTCCCGCCGAAGACGCGGTGAAGCGCGCGTTCGTCACCCTTCCCGGCTGGATACGCGGCGTGGAGGACGAGCCACCGGCGTGCACGGAGCGCCTCATCCACGGGGACTGGCACCTGGGCCAGATGGTCCGCGCCCGGGACGGCCACTGGCGGCTCATCGACATCGAGGACCTGGGCAGAGGCGACCCGGCGTGGGACCTCGCCCGCCCCGCCGCGCTCTACTCCGCAGGCGTCCTGCACCCGGACGAGTGGGAGCGGTTCCTGGGCGCCTACACGGCGGCCGGCGGCCCGGCTGTCCCCGCGCAAGGTGACCCCTGGACCAGCCTGGACATACCCGCCCGAAGTCTCGCGATCCAGATTGCCGCCACGTGCGTCATATCGGCGGGGAGGGATGATCGAGCCCTGGACGGGCCGGAGCAGGCGATGATCGACGCCTGCGTGAGAATATCCGCGGCGGGGGACGCGGCATGA